A genome region from Trichoderma asperellum chromosome 7, complete sequence includes the following:
- a CDS encoding uncharacterized protein (EggNog:ENOG41~SECRETED:SignalP(1-22)), with product MHAPKFLGWLPAATLPCNWTTAWNVLFGLEGRAVGPGTWVLVQGTGGVSIATLQLSTAARATVVATTSTEEKMTRLEGLGAVKTVNYRSNPKGRGREARSFTPNERGFDIVVDICGNQTLSQSLEAVRTDGIALMVGKVADDADPISLSAVFMYTCIFRASLAGSRSHFRELVRYIDEKGIVPAMDDVVFELAEFKDAYRRLKDKKHFSKVVIQVAQCLDRNK from the coding sequence ATGCATGCTCCCAAGTTTTTGGGGTGGCTGCCAGCGGCGACGCTGCCCTGTAACTGGACAACGGCATGGAATGTGCTCTTTGGACTGGAGGGGAGAGCAGTCGGACCGGGAACATGGGTCCTTGTCCAAGGAACCGGTGGCGTGAGCATCGCTACCCTTCAGCTTTCCACAGCAGCTCGTGCCACAGTAGTGGCCACTACATCAACGGAAGAGAAAATGACTCGCCTGGAAGGGCTCGGGGCAGTGAAAACAGTAAACTATCGCTCCAACCCTAAAGGCAGGGGTCGAGAAGCTCGAAGCTTCACACCTAATGAGAGAGGATTCGACATTGTCGTTGACATATGCGGCAATCAAACTCTTTCGCAGTCATTGGAGGCTGTTAGGACGGATGGTATTGCTTTAATGGTGGGTAAGGTtgcagatgatgctgatCCAATATCCTTGTCTGCAGTATTCATGTATACCTGCATTTTCCGTGCGTCATTGGCAGGGAGTCGTTCTCATTTTCGAGAGCTTGTGCGCTACATTGATGAGAAAGGCATAGTGCCTGCAATGGATGATGTTGTGTTTGAACTAGCTGAGTTTAAGGATGCTTACAGGcgccttaaggataagaaGCACTTTTCAAAAGTTGTAATTCAAGTTGCTCAATGTCTAGATAGGAATAAATAG
- a CDS encoding uncharacterized protein (EggNog:ENOG41), producing MSLRYHIAGSLKQFEAGLSLTSNIVTRPSSHARCFSSCNIRPLCHSPRHKSLHTRSRASSSSTAASINQSKGLSARSKKAFTTTSSKVMEPTIHSEFEHDTGTWQYVVADPSTMTAAIIDPVLDYDRTSQGLTTHTADELLALVKEKGYKVDWILETHVHADHLTAASYLQKRLAEEQGYKPSVAIGKRIGQVQRFFGRRYGVPEEQYQVVFDHLLEDDEEFMIGSIQATAMHLPGHTPDHMGYKVGDNVFCGDSVFHADIGSARCDFPGGSAGSLYSSGRKLLSLPDHVKIWTGHDYPPKDGRSPQAYMTVHDHREQNKHLKDGITAEEFVAMRNERDAGLAAPRMLHQSLQINIRGGRLPSPTPDGHRMLRLPLDIKGAEW from the exons ATGTCGCTTCGATACCACATCGCCGGCTCTTTAAAGCAGTTCGAGGCTGGCTTGTCTCTTACTTCAAACATTGTGACTCGACCTTCATCGCACGCTAGATGCTTTAGCAGTTGCAACATTCGCCCTCTTTGCCATAGTCCCAGACACAAATCATTACATACACGCTCAAGGGCTTCTTCGTCCAGCACCGCGGCTAGTATCAACCAATCCAAGGGACTATCCGCGCGCAGCAAAAAGGCTTTCACCACAACCTCTTCTAAAGTCATGGAGCCCACTATTCATAGCGAATTTGAGCACGACACGGGCACGTGGCAGTATGTCGTGGCTGATCCGTCAACAATGACGGCCGCAATTATTGATCCTGTTCTGGATTATGATCGTACAAGCCAAGGCCTTACTACGCACACCGCTGACGAGTTGTTGGCACTGGTTAAGGAGAAAGGCTACAAAGTGGATTGGATTTTGGAAACCCATGTGCATGCCGATCACCTAACAGCGGCTTCATATCTTCAAAAGCGTCTTGCTGAAGAACAGGGATATAAGCCGTCtgttgccattggcaagCGAATTGGCCAAGTCCAAAGGTTCTTCGGCAGGAGATATGGAGTTCCAGAGGAGCAATATCAAGTTGTTTTTGACCATCTGctagaagatgacgaagagttTATGATTGGCAGCATCCAAGCTACGGCTATGCATCTCCCCGGCCATACACCTGACCATATGGGCTACAAAGTTGGAG ATAACGTCTTTTGTGGCGATTCTGTTTTTCATGCCGACATTGGCTCCGCGCGCTGTGATTTCCCAGGTGGCAGCGCTGGAAGCCTTTACTCGTCAGGTCGTAAGCTGCTCAGTTTGCCAGACCATGTCAAGATCTGGACTGGTCATGATTATCCTCCGAAAGACGGCCGCTCTCCACAAGCATACATGACTGTGCATGACCACAGGGAGCAAAATAAGCATCTTAAGGACGGTATCACGGCTGAGGAGTTTGTAGCTATGCGAAATGAACGCGATGCAGGCTTAGCAGCGCCGAGGATGCTCCACCAATCTCTTCAAATAAACATACGAGGAGGGCGGCTACCATCCCCGACCCCGGATGGCCACCGAATGCTACGCTTACCGCTGGACATAAAGGGCGCAGAATGGTAG
- a CDS encoding uncharacterized protein (EggNog:ENOG41) has translation MEGTHQGKEDLAAANRKFWNDHGREVFKQQWVLDMSKKVSDALSNSVQWMGVRGRSEGSAPVKLLDYACGYGMVSSTLLGQFDIIRGIDISEASVASYNELAQKSGVPVEKMHAVQGSIPPPLDNTLLTTEEFFDFDLIAISMALHHIEDQAGVLSGLYERLRSGGVLVVIDLAPETHSHNHAQDSECGDHDDYHTQHKARVRHTISRHGGYGIEDMRDLLYKAGFVPESFDYQLYPNTSPHASNIPDHGTCKNFSTKPFFIAKSAKE, from the exons ATGGAAGGTACCCATCAAGGAAAAGAGGATTTGGCGGCAGCCAACCGCAAATTCTGGAA TGATCACGGGCGCGAAGTATTTAAGCAGCAGTGGGTGCTCGATATGTCCAAGAAAGTCAGCGATGCCCTTTCCAACAGCGTTCAGTGGATGGGTGTCCGAGGTCGGTCAGAGGGCAGCGCTCCTGTGAAGCTTCTGGACTATGCGTGCGGCTATGGCATGGTTTCGAGCACTCTCCTGGGTCAATTCGACATCATCAGGGGCATAGACATCTCCGAAGCCAGCGTTGCGTCCTACAACGAGCTTGCCCAGAAGTCTGGTGTCCCAGTTGAGAAAATGCATGCTGTTCAGGGCTCTATCCCACCACCGTTGGACAACACGCTGCTCACCACAGAAGAGTTCTTCGATTTTGACCTAATAGCAATCAGTATGGCCCTTCATCATATTGAAGATCAAGCTGGCGTTCTCTCTGGTCTTTATGAACGCCTGCGAAGTGGCGGTGTCTTGGTTGTCATAGATTTGGCTCCAGAGACTCACTCCCATAACCACGCTCAAGATAGCGAATGCGGTGACCATGACGATTATCACACCCAGCATAAAGCTCGGGTCCGGCACACAATTTCGAGACATGGCGGATATGGAATTGAAGATATGAGAGACCTTCTGTATAAAGCTGGCTTTGTTCCCGAAAGCTTTGACTACCAGCTATATCCCAATACATCACCGCATGCGTCCAATATCCCTGACCATGGCACTTGCAAGAATTTCAGTACGAAGCCATTTTTCATCGCCAAAAGCGCAAAAGAATAG
- a CDS encoding uncharacterized protein (EggNog:ENOG41~CAZy:AA14.phmm~SECRETED:SignalP(1-17)), which yields MLWSVPVALALASGANAHVAAFVKGMYCEGGPDPNNYNSNSNTPVNPLWDLPQEQWWMQADRGCNLAPPPGNASVALPAGGSFTVELAHNQAQTTLSFNGQFAGEWPDGNDHPENWSGPGNPPDCIQDDGAMHTQNQTMAAGTAWAISYNSDISQVTMENLVVFSVLEHTPWKRIATYEVPQDLPECPEGGCYCAWLWVPNGCGQPNMYMANYRCHVTGTTSTKKVAQAQPPVYCGNDASKCLPGAKQMIAWNQASGNNVQVPNGASPAYGTNMGWTPGPQNDIFE from the exons ATGCTTTGGTCAGTTCCTGTTGCGCTGGCTCTCGCCTCCGGGGCTAATGCCCACGTTGCCGCCTTCGTCAAGGGCATGTACTGCGAG GGTGGCCCTGATCCAAACAACTATAACTCAAACTCAAACACTCCTGTCAACCCTCTCTGGGACCTCCCGCAAGAGCAGTGGTGGATGCAAGCGGACCGTGGCTGCAACTTGGCGCCTCCCCCTGGCAATGCCTCCGTTGCTCTGCCTGCAGGTGGCTCTTTCACTGTTGAGCTTGCCCATAACCAAGCTCAGACTACCCTGTCTTTCAACGGACAGTTCGCTGGAGAGTGGCCCGATGGAAACGACCACCCTGAGAACTGGTCTGGCCCTGGCAACCCTCCTGATTGCATTCAGGATGATGGTGCTATGCACACCCAAAACCAGACTATGGCTGCCGGCACTGCTTGGGCCATCTCTTACAACTCAGACATCTCTCAGGTGACCATGGAGAATCTTGTTGTCTTCTCTGTCCTTGAGCA CACTCCTTGGAAGCGTATTGCCACCTACGAGGTCCCTCAGGATCTCCCTGAGTGCCCCGAGGGCGGTTGCTACTGCGCTTGGCTCTGGGTCCCTAACGGTTGTGGTCAGCCCAACATGTACATGGCTAACTACCGATGCCATGTCACCGGCACGACTTCTACCAAGAAGGTTGCTCAGGCTCAGCCCCCTGTATATTGCGGAAACGACGCATCCAAGTGCCTGCCGGGTGCTAAGCAAATGATTGCATGGAACCAGGCCTCTGGTAACAATGTCCAGGTTCCTAATGGCGCTTCTCCCGCCTACGGCACCAACATGGGCTGGACTCCTGGTCCCCAGAACGATATCTTCGAATAA